A single region of the Accipiter gentilis chromosome 6, bAccGen1.1, whole genome shotgun sequence genome encodes:
- the COPS9 gene encoding COP9 signalosome complex subunit 9, which yields MKPAVDEMFPEGAGPYVDLDEAGGSTGLLMDLAANEKAVHADFFNDFEDLFDDDDIQ from the exons ATGAAGCCGGCGGTGGACGAGATGTTTCCTGAGGGAGCCGGTCCTTACGTGGATCTTGATGAG GCAGGGGGAAGCACGGGGCTGCTGATGGACCTGGCCGCCAACGAGAAAGCGGTGCACGCCGACTTCTTTAACG ATTTTGAAGATCTCTTTGATGATGATGACATCCAGTGA